In the Telopea speciosissima isolate NSW1024214 ecotype Mountain lineage chromosome 2, Tspe_v1, whole genome shotgun sequence genome, one interval contains:
- the LOC122652889 gene encoding chlorophyll a-b binding protein 8, chloroplastic isoform X1 has protein sequence MVKVCEGKKKKKMATQALVSSSLTSSVEAAKQLLGGRTLSSGSSSSSSSRKSSLVVRAASTPPVKQGADRQLWFASKQSLSYLDGSLPGDFGFDPLGLSDPEGTGGFIEPKWLAYGEVINGRYAMLGAVGAIAPEILGKLGLIPPETALPWFQTGVIPPAGTYNYWADPYTLFVMEMALMGFAEHRRFQDWANPGSMGKQYFLGFEKYLGGSGKPAYPGGPFFNPLGLGTKDEKAMKELKLKEVKNGRLAMLAILGYFVQGLVTGVGPFQNLLDHLADPVNNNILTSLKFH, from the exons ATGGTCAAAGTT TGCGAGGGA aagaagaagaagaagatggcaaCACAAGCCTTAGTGTCGTCTTCTCTCACATCTTCTGTGGAGGCAGCAAAACAGCTACTGGGAGGAAGGACCCTTTCAAGTGGGTCgtcgtcctcctcctcctcaaggaagtcttccttggttgtaagagCTGCTTCTACACCCCCTGTCAAG CAAGGAGCAGACAGGCAGCTCTGGTTTGCATCCAAACAGAGCCTATCATACTTAGATGGCAG cctccCAGGTGACTTCGGATTTGACCCGCTGGGGCTGTCGGACCCAGAAGGTACAGGCGGGTTTATTGAACCAAAGTGGTTGGCTTACGGAGAGGTCATAAACGGGCGTTACGCAATGTTGGGAGCAGTAGGCGCCATAGCACCGGAAATACTGGGGAAGCTGGGGCTGATCCCGCCGGAGACAGCGCTGCCGTGGTTTCAGACTGGGGTGATACCACCAGCAGGAACATACAATTACTGGGCAGACCCATACACACTGTTCGTGATGGAAATGGCACTTATGGGTTTTGCAGAACACAGAAGGTTCCAAGACTGGGCGAATCCAGGGTCGATGGGTAAGCAATACTTCCTTGGTTTTGAGAAGTACTTGGGTGGGTCAGGTAAACCGGCTTATCCTGGTGGTCCTTTCTTCAATCCACTGGGATTGGGAACAAAGGATGAGAAGGCAATGAAGGAGTTGAAGTTGAAGGAAGTCAAGAATGGGAGATTGGCTATGCTGGCCATATTGGGTTACTTTGTTCAGGGACTCGTCACTGGAGTTGGTCCATTCCAGAACCTATTGGACCATTTGGCTGACCCAGTCAACAACAATATCTTAACCAGCCTCAAGTTCCACTGA
- the LOC122652889 gene encoding chlorophyll a-b binding protein 8, chloroplastic isoform X2: MATQALVSSSLTSSVEAAKQLLGGRTLSSGSSSSSSSRKSSLVVRAASTPPVKQGADRQLWFASKQSLSYLDGSLPGDFGFDPLGLSDPEGTGGFIEPKWLAYGEVINGRYAMLGAVGAIAPEILGKLGLIPPETALPWFQTGVIPPAGTYNYWADPYTLFVMEMALMGFAEHRRFQDWANPGSMGKQYFLGFEKYLGGSGKPAYPGGPFFNPLGLGTKDEKAMKELKLKEVKNGRLAMLAILGYFVQGLVTGVGPFQNLLDHLADPVNNNILTSLKFH; this comes from the exons atggcaaCACAAGCCTTAGTGTCGTCTTCTCTCACATCTTCTGTGGAGGCAGCAAAACAGCTACTGGGAGGAAGGACCCTTTCAAGTGGGTCgtcgtcctcctcctcctcaaggaagtcttccttggttgtaagagCTGCTTCTACACCCCCTGTCAAG CAAGGAGCAGACAGGCAGCTCTGGTTTGCATCCAAACAGAGCCTATCATACTTAGATGGCAG cctccCAGGTGACTTCGGATTTGACCCGCTGGGGCTGTCGGACCCAGAAGGTACAGGCGGGTTTATTGAACCAAAGTGGTTGGCTTACGGAGAGGTCATAAACGGGCGTTACGCAATGTTGGGAGCAGTAGGCGCCATAGCACCGGAAATACTGGGGAAGCTGGGGCTGATCCCGCCGGAGACAGCGCTGCCGTGGTTTCAGACTGGGGTGATACCACCAGCAGGAACATACAATTACTGGGCAGACCCATACACACTGTTCGTGATGGAAATGGCACTTATGGGTTTTGCAGAACACAGAAGGTTCCAAGACTGGGCGAATCCAGGGTCGATGGGTAAGCAATACTTCCTTGGTTTTGAGAAGTACTTGGGTGGGTCAGGTAAACCGGCTTATCCTGGTGGTCCTTTCTTCAATCCACTGGGATTGGGAACAAAGGATGAGAAGGCAATGAAGGAGTTGAAGTTGAAGGAAGTCAAGAATGGGAGATTGGCTATGCTGGCCATATTGGGTTACTTTGTTCAGGGACTCGTCACTGGAGTTGGTCCATTCCAGAACCTATTGGACCATTTGGCTGACCCAGTCAACAACAATATCTTAACCAGCCTCAAGTTCCACTGA